A genomic segment from Neobacillus sp. YX16 encodes:
- a CDS encoding response regulator, which produces MLTKNIVIVDDEPRTRQGLQRTLESWNNGDFTILTADSGEEVLGIMEEKKIHILLSDIRMPEMTGLQLLKNMKEKGSSPVVIVISAYSEFEYAQEALRLGVVNYLLKPIGKKKLIEAVEEAVKVMEKQVRAGMIEKVVDEKIVETNNKMDSSKDPIRKAIAYIDQHLKDELTLKDVAAHVHLNPSYFSVLFKDQANLNFSEYVTRRRIQRAKELVILTNLPINEIAEEVGYKTSKYFIKIFKELEGITPSTYRKVNDESVF; this is translated from the coding sequence ATGCTTACTAAAAATATCGTAATCGTTGACGATGAACCTAGAACAAGGCAAGGCTTGCAGAGAACGTTAGAAAGTTGGAATAATGGTGACTTTACCATCCTCACTGCGGATAGCGGCGAAGAAGTCCTGGGGATTATGGAAGAAAAGAAGATTCATATTTTGCTTTCTGATATCCGCATGCCTGAGATGACTGGATTACAACTGTTAAAAAACATGAAAGAAAAAGGGTCCTCTCCTGTGGTCATAGTTATTTCCGCTTACTCCGAGTTTGAGTATGCTCAGGAAGCTTTAAGGCTCGGTGTAGTAAATTATCTTTTAAAGCCTATCGGTAAAAAGAAGCTGATTGAAGCTGTTGAAGAAGCAGTTAAGGTTATGGAAAAGCAAGTAAGAGCCGGGATGATTGAAAAAGTAGTGGATGAAAAAATAGTCGAAACCAACAACAAAATGGATTCATCGAAAGATCCTATTCGCAAAGCCATAGCCTATATCGATCAACATCTAAAGGATGAATTGACCTTAAAGGACGTAGCTGCTCATGTTCATTTGAATCCGAGTTATTTTAGCGTGTTGTTTAAGGACCAGGCCAATCTAAATTTTAGTGAGTATGTAACAAGAAGAAGAATTCAGCGCGCAAAAGAATTGGTTATTTTAACCAATCTGCCAATCAATGAAATTGCTGAAGAGGTCGGCTATAAAACTTCTAAATACTTTATTAAAATTTTCAAGGAACTTGAAGGGATAACTCCAAGTACCTATCGAAAAGTAAACGATGAGAGCGTTTTCTAA
- a CDS encoding sensor histidine kinase — MLNRLKKWNTLRNQILLIFLLVMIIVLLIVSLLTLRQVSSLLKNNAEKQIQQVAIEANGRIESLYEQINMSSKLVITDEEVQRILTDVHHRKEVSFSDRQRLMGHINRIMGNTDGIFSFQLFAGKQQRVLPLDEDSLLNQIDKKWINKANTAKGSMVWIGEDPADKNYFLAIRSVNLIERQFRNGGYLLISINRNHIKFANETNENDQYTILLDQDQKPIINNYHGDIKSIIESDENIVQLNQREYMVTKQSSKLTGWTVLILTPVSELTQGMLGIRTGFILSGIFGVFIFTICSYFLSTVITRPIVRLTKTMQRAGEGSLTLNPSVSSVNEINELNSTYNQLVKETNHLIQMVYQKEILRSRSELKALQAQINPHFLFNTLDALHWSLEEKDEEELSELVLAMSNLFRYTITKESDDDWVFLKDEIKHIGDYMEIMKMRFGDRLQWQVMVPLEYEHVRIPKLIIQPLVENAILHGAGNKLGNCLVSITVVPIKREDTEWICISVQDDGLGMDKERLEWITQSMKTGGTSSVKGKGMAISNVYKRLKLYYKGITHSDLLIESKLNMGTRISFELPIDGGE; from the coding sequence ATGCTTAATCGACTAAAAAAATGGAATACTTTACGGAATCAAATTTTATTGATTTTCTTATTAGTTATGATCATTGTTCTATTGATTGTCAGTCTTCTTACGTTGAGACAGGTTTCCTCTTTATTAAAAAATAATGCTGAAAAACAAATCCAACAAGTGGCCATCGAAGCAAATGGCCGTATCGAATCACTTTATGAGCAAATTAACATGTCCTCAAAGCTTGTGATAACGGATGAAGAGGTCCAACGGATCTTAACGGATGTCCATCATAGAAAAGAAGTATCGTTTAGTGACCGTCAACGTTTAATGGGACATATCAACAGAATTATGGGGAATACAGATGGAATCTTTTCCTTTCAGCTCTTTGCTGGTAAACAGCAGCGTGTTCTACCCCTAGATGAAGATTCTTTATTGAACCAAATTGATAAAAAGTGGATTAATAAAGCAAATACAGCAAAAGGAAGTATGGTTTGGATTGGTGAGGATCCAGCTGATAAAAACTACTTTCTCGCCATTCGCAGTGTCAATTTAATAGAAAGACAATTTAGGAATGGCGGTTATCTTTTAATTAGTATTAACCGTAATCATATTAAATTTGCAAACGAAACAAATGAAAACGATCAATACACCATACTTCTAGATCAAGACCAAAAGCCAATTATCAACAATTATCATGGAGATATAAAGAGTATTATTGAAAGCGATGAAAACATTGTTCAATTAAATCAGCGAGAGTATATGGTGACAAAGCAATCATCCAAGCTCACAGGTTGGACCGTGCTTATTTTAACCCCTGTAAGTGAACTAACACAGGGAATGTTAGGGATTCGGACAGGGTTTATTTTATCTGGAATATTTGGTGTATTCATTTTTACAATCTGCTCCTATTTCCTTTCAACAGTCATTACAAGGCCAATAGTAAGATTAACAAAAACCATGCAGCGTGCGGGAGAAGGTTCATTAACATTGAATCCTAGTGTTTCTTCTGTAAATGAAATTAATGAATTAAACAGTACCTATAATCAGCTAGTTAAAGAAACCAATCATTTAATCCAGATGGTTTATCAAAAGGAGATTTTACGAAGCCGCAGCGAATTGAAAGCTCTTCAAGCACAAATTAACCCGCATTTTCTCTTCAATACACTGGATGCACTTCATTGGTCACTTGAAGAAAAGGATGAAGAAGAATTGTCTGAACTAGTCTTAGCCATGTCCAATTTATTCCGTTATACCATTACAAAAGAATCCGATGATGATTGGGTGTTTTTGAAAGACGAAATCAAGCATATAGGTGACTATATGGAAATTATGAAAATGCGCTTTGGTGACAGATTACAATGGCAGGTAATGGTACCCTTAGAATACGAGCATGTAAGAATACCAAAACTGATTATCCAGCCCTTGGTAGAAAATGCAATTTTGCATGGCGCAGGAAACAAGCTCGGAAATTGCCTCGTTTCAATAACGGTTGTACCGATAAAACGGGAAGACACAGAATGGATTTGCATCTCTGTTCAAGATGATGGTCTTGGTATGGATAAAGAGCGGCTTGAGTGGATTACTCAATCAATGAAAACGGGTGGTACCTCTTCAGTGAAAGGAAAAGGAATGGCCATTTCCAACGTTTACAAACGCTTAAAATTATATTACAAAGGAATCACACATTCAGACCTTTTGATTGAGAGTAAATTAAACATGGGCACAAGGATTTCATTCGAGCTGCCAATTGATGGAGGAGAGTAA
- a CDS encoding cyclic-di-AMP receptor — MKLIIAVVQDQDSNRLSKALVDNNFRATKLATTGGFLKSGNTTFMIGTEDIRVDRALQIIKDNCKSRDQLVAPVSPMGGNADSFVPYPVEVEVGGATVFVLPIEQYMHF; from the coding sequence ATGAAACTTATCATCGCTGTTGTTCAGGATCAGGATAGCAACCGGTTATCAAAGGCACTGGTTGATAATAATTTTAGAGCGACTAAACTGGCAACGACAGGTGGCTTTTTGAAATCTGGCAATACCACCTTTATGATTGGAACAGAGGATATACGAGTAGACCGTGCACTGCAAATCATTAAAGATAACTGCAAATCACGCGATCAATTAGTGGCACCTGTTTCTCCAATGGGTGGAAATGCAGACTCCTTTGTACCGTATCCTGTAGAAGTTGAGGTTGGCGGTGCTACTGTTTTCGTTCTGCCAATTGAGCAATATATGCATTTTTAA
- the holB gene encoding DNA polymerase III subunit delta', translated as MVKTWDQLEELQPAVLKMLKNSLLKNRVAHAYLLEGIRGTGKKEIALLITKALFCDSLIEGYKPCETCHNCRRINSGNHPDVHKVEPDGLSIKKQQIQALQEEFSKKGVESSRKVYMISDADKMSVSAANSLLKFLEEPNSQTTAFLLTEQLQQLLPTILSRCQILSFKPLSPQSMINQLTENGVNPMKAPLLAQLTNSLDEAYELNVDDWFAQAQKIVLKLYEVLKKNPLEAMVTLQGDWFSHFKEKEQINRGLDLLLLIFKDLLYIQLDKQEQIVFKAESEVLRQYALETSGRRLSDQMSAILEAKRKLQANMNPQLMMEELVLNLQEGSSFV; from the coding sequence TTGGTAAAAACATGGGATCAATTAGAAGAGCTGCAGCCTGCCGTGCTAAAAATGTTAAAGAACAGTTTGTTGAAGAATCGTGTGGCCCATGCCTATTTACTTGAGGGAATCAGAGGGACTGGGAAAAAAGAAATCGCTTTATTAATCACGAAAGCTTTATTTTGCGATTCCTTAATAGAAGGCTATAAACCTTGTGAGACTTGTCATAATTGCCGGCGAATTAACAGCGGTAATCATCCCGATGTCCATAAGGTTGAGCCTGATGGATTATCGATAAAAAAACAGCAAATCCAAGCCCTCCAGGAGGAGTTCTCCAAAAAAGGGGTAGAATCGTCTAGAAAAGTTTATATGATAAGCGATGCTGACAAAATGAGTGTGAGTGCAGCAAATAGTTTGCTAAAGTTCCTGGAAGAACCAAACTCACAAACGACAGCTTTTTTGCTAACTGAGCAGCTTCAGCAACTGTTGCCAACGATTCTTTCAAGGTGCCAAATTTTATCATTTAAACCATTATCTCCACAATCAATGATTAATCAATTGACTGAAAACGGCGTAAATCCAATGAAGGCGCCATTATTAGCACAGTTGACGAATAGTCTTGATGAAGCATATGAATTAAATGTCGATGATTGGTTTGCACAAGCTCAAAAAATAGTGTTAAAATTATATGAGGTGTTGAAAAAAAATCCTTTAGAAGCAATGGTAACACTTCAAGGAGATTGGTTCTCACACTTTAAAGAGAAAGAACAGATTAATCGTGGGTTAGATCTTTTACTTCTTATTTTTAAGGATTTATTATATATACAATTAGATAAACAGGAGCAAATCGTCTTTAAAGCTGAAAGTGAAGTGTTAAGGCAGTATGCTCTTGAAACATCCGGACGGCGGTTATCGGATCAAATGTCGGCTATTCTCGAGGCAAAAAGGAAGCTGCAGGCCAATATGAACCCACAGCTAATGATGGAAGAGCTTGTGTTAAATTTGCAGGAGGGATCTTCATTTGTATGA
- a CDS encoding stage 0 sporulation family protein, protein MYDVVGVRFKKAGKIYYFDPGDLSIQKDEFVIVETVRGVEYGKAVVPRKQVEEHDVVLPLKKVVRIADHKDRMIVEENKQAAQEAYDVCNEKVNGHQLDMKLVDVEYTFDRNKVIFYFTADGRVDFRELVKDLAAIFRTRIELRQIGVRDEAKMLGGIGPCGRMLCCSTFLGDFDPVSIKMAKDQNLSLNPTKISGLCGRLMCCLKYENDEYEAAKAQLPDLGEMIETPQGRGKVVGLNILERVLQVELKEQDRVLEYTLDEILKEGAFSIQSTD, encoded by the coding sequence TTGTATGATGTTGTAGGAGTGCGCTTTAAAAAGGCGGGGAAAATCTATTATTTTGATCCAGGAGATCTCTCAATTCAAAAGGATGAATTCGTGATCGTCGAAACTGTTCGCGGGGTTGAATACGGTAAGGCTGTTGTTCCACGTAAACAGGTTGAGGAGCATGATGTCGTTCTGCCTTTAAAAAAGGTAGTGAGGATTGCAGATCATAAGGATCGGATGATTGTAGAAGAAAATAAACAAGCTGCCCAGGAAGCATATGATGTTTGTAATGAAAAAGTAAATGGGCATCAACTAGATATGAAACTAGTCGATGTTGAATATACATTTGACCGAAATAAAGTGATTTTCTATTTTACAGCTGACGGCAGAGTTGATTTTCGTGAGTTAGTAAAAGATTTAGCAGCTATTTTTCGGACAAGAATTGAATTGCGCCAAATCGGTGTCAGGGACGAAGCGAAAATGCTTGGTGGAATTGGTCCATGTGGAAGAATGCTTTGCTGTTCCACATTTTTAGGCGATTTTGATCCTGTTTCCATTAAGATGGCAAAGGATCAAAACCTCTCATTGAATCCTACTAAAATATCCGGTTTATGCGGCAGGCTTATGTGCTGCTTGAAATATGAAAATGATGAATATGAAGCAGCAAAAGCACAGCTGCCTGATTTAGGGGAAATGATTGAAACTCCTCAAGGCCGAGGAAAAGTGGTAGGATTAAATATATTAGAGCGGGTACTTCAGGTGGAACTAAAGGAACAGGACCGAGTTCTGGAG